Proteins co-encoded in one Arachis hypogaea cultivar Tifrunner chromosome 13, arahy.Tifrunner.gnm2.J5K5, whole genome shotgun sequence genomic window:
- the LOC112783750 gene encoding uncharacterized protein produces MEIDYDEEEEEEFERVLTSTTCLVFQYYNKYIYKRPCMTSTQTGNKWLKEILEGNNSRCCSMFRMEKDVFKRLCYDLKTNYGLCASRRISAAEMLAMFLFVLGGGNSNKSTKERFQHSGETISRKFEEVLQAVCKMAIDIIQPKDRDFKEVPTKLKNDDRYWPHFKDAIGAIDGTHVPVIVSTEDQIRFIGRKGIPTQNVMAACNFDMEFTFALAGWEGTAHDTRVFLYAIGTSELNFPKPPPGKYYLVDADYPENKGYLGRYKGATYHLQEFRRANGPSGYYEIYNYAHSSLRSMDVELEEEDGYGDEGEAENGVEKVGDEFLGTMEMVRNNIALSLIGGKN; encoded by the exons ATGGAAATTGATTatgatgaagaggaagaggaagaatttgAGCGAGTTTTAACTTCTACAACATGTTTGGTCTTCCAATATTATAATAAGTATATCTATAAAAGACCATGCATGACTTCTACACAAACAGGAAACAAATGGCTTAAAGAGATATTAGAAGGGAATAATAGCCGTTGTTGCAGCATGTTTAGGATGGAAAAAGATGTTTTCAAAAGACTATgctatgatttgaaaacaaactaTGGTTTATGTGCCTCAAGGAGAATAAGTGCTGCAGAAATGCTAGCAATGTTCCTATTTGTACTAGGAGGTGGAAACTCAAATAAGTCAACTAAGGAGCGGTTTCAACATTCCGGTGAAACAATAAGTCGAAAATTTGAAGAAGTGCTACAAGCTGTGTGCAAAATGGCCATAGACATTATACAACCAAAGGATCGTGATTTTAAAGAAGTGCCTACAAAATTAAAGAATGATGATAGATATTGGCCTCACTTTAag GATGCAATTGGTGCTATAGATGGAACTCATGTGCCAGTGATTGTGTCTACTGAAGACCAAATTCGATTTATTGGTAGAAAAGGAATTCCAACCCAAAATGTTATGGCTGCATGTAATTTTGATATGGAATTTACTTTTGCTTTGGCCGGTTGGGAAGGGACAGCTCATGACACAAGAGTATTTTTATATGCAATTGGTACATCTGAGTTGAACTTTCCAAAACCTCCACCAG GTAAATACTATTTAGTAGATGCAGACTATCCAGAAAATAAAGGTTATCTAGGACGATACAAAGGAGCAACATATCATTTGCAAGAATTTCGTCGTGCTAATGGACCTTCTGGATACTACGAAATATATAactatgctcattcttcacttaGAAGC ATGGACGTTgagcttgaagaagaagatggataTGGCGATGAAGGTGAAGCTGAAAATGGAGTTGAAAAAGTTGGAGATGAGTTTCTTGGAACTATGGAGATGGTTCGAAATAATATAGCATTAAGTTTGATTGGTGGAAAAAATTAG
- the LOC112783756 gene encoding L10-interacting MYB domain-containing protein-like — protein sequence MTSFHVILTPQQILRRFCYANVSGKRPTQLSGCVSIEAGSKPGTHFDTKGWKQLIAEFTKATGKEYNRKQLRNKWDQLKVDWKNWKQLKGNETGLGWDSAKKTIDASEEWWAKKLAVISKAKKFRKEGIYPDFEATLDRMFQRTAATGEDAWTPSSGIVPSSIEKDTQLEDSEDSDIEPESSVINIKRKRKNFTNANTYKKAKKVGGAQKLSHQIDRLCEAVERRSSNKNDTLGPSITQAIEELDAIPDIDPLGQIYMFATRLFLDKDKRELFVALKHKEVKIAWLMNEKNVQEEKENNLFTKLF from the exons ATGACGTCGTTTCATGTCATTTTGACGCCACAGCAAATACTACGTCGTTTTTGTTATGCTAACGTGTCAGGAAAGAGGCCAACTCAGCTTTCTGGTTGCGTCAG TATTGAAGCTGGTAGCAAACCGGGCACACATTTTGATACCAAAGGTTGGAAACAATTGATAGCTGAATTCACAAAAGCTACGGGAAAAGAATATAATAGAAAACAATTGAGAAACAAATGGGATCAGTTGAAAGTAGATTGGAAGAATTGGAAGCAATTGAAAGGGAACGAGACTGGACTTGGATGGGATTCTGCTAAAAAGACAATTGATGCAAGTGAAGAGTGGTGGGCTAAAAAATTAGCG GTTATTTCAAAggctaaaaaatttagaaaagaagggATTTATCCAGATTTTGAGGCAACATTGGATAGGATGTTTCAAAGAACAGCTGCAACAGGAGAAGATGCTTGGACTCCATCTTCCGGAATAGTTCCTTCTTCAATTGAGAAAGATACACAACTTGAAGATAGTGAAGATTCTGATATAGAGCCTGAGTCTAGTGTtataaacattaaaagaaaaaggaaaaatttcACTAATGCTAATACTTACAAGAAAGCAAAAAAAGTTGGAGGTGCTCAGAAATTGTCACACCAAATTGATAGACTTTGTGAGGCTGTGGAACGTAGGAGCTCCAATAAAAATGATACTTTGGGACCTAGTATAACTCAAGCAATAGAAGAATTGGATGCTATACCGGATATAGATCCACTTGGACAAATTTATATGTTTGCAACTCGACTCTTCTTGGATAAAGATAAAAGAGAGCTGTTCGTTGCCTTAAAGCATAAAGAAGTCAAAATTGCGTGGTTAATGAACGAAAAGAATGTCCAAGAGGAGAAGGAGAATAATTTATTTACAAagcttttttaa
- the LOC112792365 gene encoding uncharacterized protein — protein MISLQCREMGLWTLLEGFLLLANALEILNEDRFLAPKGWGLSDFSSGRTKYFKGELIGLIYATQYLKVPLILLNSICIILKFISG, from the coding sequence ATGATTTCTTTGCAGTGCAGGGAAATGGGTTTGTGGACATTACTTGAGGGGTTCCTGCTTCTTGCAAATGCACTAGAGATACTAAATGAGGACCGATTTCTGGCACCTAAAGGATGGGGCTTATCTGATTTTTCAAGTGGCAGGACAAAATATTTCAAAGGCGAGCTCATAGGTCTTATTTACGCAACTCAATACCTAAAAGTTCCTCTCATACTTCTCAACTCCATCTGCatcattttgaaatttatttctgGATAA
- the LOC140178213 gene encoding uncharacterized protein: MIVDLAVVTVLRSYNEIAFLVREGHEFQYQDELAKLVSLECFFRFNVPAQTSRDTEETLLKVTRILSAVRKLPLARTESATGSASDLDSMPLESDVCGTLPLQLNDEKERELYSTEEFVD, from the exons ATGATCGTTGATTTGGCTGTGGTTACTGTTCTAAGGTCGTATAATGAGATTGCATTTTTG GTTCGGGAAGGACATGAATTTCAGTACCAAGATGAACTTGCCAAATTGGTGTCTCTAGAATGTTTCTTTAGGTTCAATGTGCCGGCTCAGACTTCAAGAGATACCGAAGAGACCTTGCTCAAAGTCACAAGGATACTTAGTGCTGTTAGGAAGCTGCCCTTAGCTAGAACTGAAAGTGCAACTGGTTCGGCTTCTGACTTGGATTCTATGCCTCTGGAATCAGATGTGTGTGGCACTTTACCACTGCAGctgaatgatgaaaaggagagggAACTTTATTCTACTGAGGAATTCGTCGATTAG